Proteins encoded by one window of Cellvibrio sp. KY-GH-1:
- a CDS encoding ATP-dependent DNA helicase, producing the protein MSAGPNPVLATEKQKSVAVKTLVEFAAKTGSLDRRFTPAPTGQEGIEGHKKVTSRRGEGYQTEMSLSISYNGITFRGRADGYDPAAHCIDEIKTFYGDVDRIPENHRALHWAQARCYGWMYCALNGCDQVNLALIYFELATETEFLLEENWKASELQKYFELLAEKYCTWQTQLNQRRHQLQQWLEQLQFPYGEMHASQRVMAEAVYKAAATGRVVLAEAPTGTGKTLAALFPALKSIPRTPVDKIFYLTAKTTGKQLALENIQLITSAAAAPLRTLELTAQEKACLEPDKKCRGDSCPYALDFYSKLEAARQAAFATPMLNKQALNKLADQFEICPFYLSLEMSRWVDIVVADVNYYFDGTPLLLGLTNQFEWNPYLLVDESHNLIERGRSMYSAELNRAELLAAKKVAPAALKKPLEKINKAWLSLLKKLTQVTDDFVRIEILPEKLGQALVEFTNSYSEFLQQNPEHSIQESIAQEFFFAALNYQRIGDILDEDFCIDMQAIGSKAEIITLRNLIPAQQLAVRLSFAHSACFFSATLHPSHYYQTLLGLPEDTVHIKVPSPFGAHQLKVKIAHHLSTRYKDRQAAIAPVCEIIQQQLHEEPGNALVFFSSYEFLQQAEQQLRKRLAQQDIQLIVQSRRMSEQERENFIEQFNQHNNLLGLAVLGGAFSEGVDLSGDALKGAFIATLGLPQVNPINEYLRGVLQEQFGQGYDFTYTYPGIQKVIQAAGRVIRNQTDSGYLWLLDQRFGQSQIKALLPDWWNE; encoded by the coding sequence ATGTCCGCTGGGCCTAATCCTGTATTGGCTACAGAGAAACAAAAATCAGTTGCTGTTAAAACCCTGGTGGAATTTGCCGCAAAAACCGGCAGTCTGGATCGGCGTTTTACCCCCGCGCCAACAGGCCAAGAAGGTATTGAAGGCCACAAAAAAGTTACCTCCAGGCGCGGGGAAGGTTACCAAACCGAAATGAGTTTAAGCATCAGCTACAACGGCATCACTTTTCGCGGCCGCGCTGATGGTTACGACCCCGCCGCCCACTGCATTGACGAGATAAAAACATTTTATGGCGATGTGGATCGCATTCCCGAGAATCATCGCGCCCTGCATTGGGCGCAAGCCAGATGTTATGGCTGGATGTACTGTGCACTCAATGGTTGCGACCAAGTCAATTTGGCATTGATTTATTTTGAGCTGGCAACAGAAACCGAATTTTTGTTGGAAGAGAACTGGAAAGCCAGTGAACTGCAAAAATACTTCGAACTTCTAGCCGAAAAATACTGCACATGGCAAACGCAATTGAACCAGCGCCGCCATCAATTACAGCAATGGCTGGAACAACTGCAATTTCCATACGGAGAAATGCATGCTTCGCAGCGAGTCATGGCGGAAGCCGTTTATAAAGCGGCCGCCACTGGTCGGGTCGTATTAGCAGAAGCGCCAACCGGTACCGGCAAAACCCTTGCAGCACTTTTTCCTGCTCTTAAATCCATACCGCGCACGCCAGTCGATAAAATTTTTTACCTCACTGCAAAAACAACCGGCAAACAACTAGCACTGGAAAATATCCAACTTATTACCAGTGCTGCAGCAGCACCATTGCGCACATTGGAGCTTACGGCCCAGGAAAAAGCCTGCCTGGAGCCGGATAAAAAATGCCGTGGCGATTCCTGCCCCTACGCACTGGACTTTTACAGCAAACTGGAGGCTGCACGACAGGCCGCTTTTGCTACCCCGATGTTGAACAAACAAGCACTAAATAAACTCGCTGATCAATTTGAAATATGCCCGTTTTATTTGAGCTTGGAGATGAGCCGCTGGGTAGATATAGTGGTGGCCGATGTGAATTACTATTTTGATGGCACACCATTATTATTGGGATTAACCAATCAATTTGAATGGAACCCTTACCTATTAGTGGATGAAAGCCACAATTTGATTGAACGTGGGCGCAGCATGTACAGCGCCGAATTGAATCGCGCCGAGCTGCTCGCCGCCAAAAAAGTTGCACCCGCTGCGCTTAAAAAGCCGCTGGAAAAAATTAACAAAGCCTGGCTATCCCTACTAAAAAAACTAACGCAAGTAACAGATGATTTCGTCCGAATAGAAATATTACCCGAAAAACTCGGGCAAGCTCTGGTAGAGTTTACCAATAGCTATAGCGAATTTTTACAGCAGAATCCAGAGCATTCAATTCAGGAATCTATTGCGCAAGAATTCTTCTTTGCCGCACTTAATTACCAGCGAATTGGAGACATTCTTGATGAAGATTTTTGTATAGACATGCAGGCAATTGGCAGCAAAGCGGAAATAATCACGCTGCGCAATTTAATTCCTGCACAGCAGTTAGCAGTACGGCTCAGCTTTGCACACAGTGCCTGCTTTTTTTCTGCCACCCTGCACCCAAGCCATTATTACCAAACACTACTGGGATTACCGGAGGACACCGTACACATTAAGGTTCCATCACCATTTGGCGCGCATCAACTCAAGGTAAAAATCGCCCATCACTTATCGACACGCTATAAAGATCGCCAGGCAGCAATAGCACCGGTGTGCGAAATCATCCAGCAACAATTACACGAAGAACCGGGTAATGCACTGGTGTTTTTTTCCAGTTATGAATTTCTGCAGCAGGCAGAACAACAACTACGCAAACGTTTGGCTCAGCAAGACATACAACTTATTGTTCAGTCGCGACGCATGAGCGAACAGGAACGGGAAAACTTTATCGAGCAGTTCAATCAACACAATAACCTGTTAGGCCTTGCGGTGTTGGGTGGAGCATTTAGCGAGGGCGTTGATTTGTCCGGCGATGCGCTCAAAGGCGCTTTTATTGCAACTTTGGGCTTGCCGCAAGTAAATCCCATCAACGAATATTTGCGCGGCGTTTTGCAAGAGCAATTTGGCCAAGGTTATGATTTTACTTACACCTACCCCGGCATCCAAAAAGTGATTCAAGCCGCCGGCCGAGTGATTCGCAATCAAACAGACTCCGGTTATTTATGGCTGTTGGATCAACGATTCGGACAATCCCAAATTAAGGCGCTGCTGCCTGATTGGTGGAATGAGTAA
- a CDS encoding VRR-NUC domain-containing protein, with product MNNPPRHPIDLAPDYYLNNFRILLDWVYQRYADLLDEQEQRFIKTFYTLEHGAQCLLVRLSSRKGPLFRRDKLDYTEIANLDSSAQQLIDAGLLHRDFPISLDALANALTKPELLALFSAQLAAMKQARKEVLIQELHTHFSAPQPWQLWTSNQFGDAYYLDNQAIIQTLLLLFFGNAYQDLTEFVLQDLGLFRYENYSIDHRHRLFKSRDELIQYQQLVRLREQLDADASTAMLTQIVEQIPAASANEKLQRRRAKLINHLAYELERAGEYLQAAQLYEQSHLSPARERRIRLLEKQGDFSGAWQLLTELLATPQDEQELQVAQRIAPRLAKKLGITYSKKTAATIYEQHLPLSPLQDAQGNTLRVEEVARLSLDGPNAPCVYVENALIGSLFGLWLWPEMFGDIEGAFTNPFQAAPLDMYQENFTRNRPGIAHLRALFTTNQYQAHLIHYWETKNGITNYFVNWSLLDRELLDLALQCIPAAHLSVIFERLLFDIKNNRSGFPDLIQFFPDQQTYRMIEIKGPGDRIQDNQARWLEYFSQHNIPAEVCYVRWA from the coding sequence ATGAACAATCCACCTCGTCACCCTATTGACCTCGCGCCCGATTATTACCTGAATAATTTTCGCATTTTGCTCGATTGGGTGTACCAGCGCTACGCGGATTTATTAGACGAGCAAGAACAGCGATTTATAAAAACGTTTTATACGCTGGAACACGGTGCACAGTGCTTGCTGGTGCGCTTGTCCAGCCGCAAAGGACCATTGTTTCGGCGCGACAAACTGGATTACACCGAAATCGCCAACCTGGATTCAAGCGCACAGCAACTGATTGATGCAGGTTTATTACACAGGGATTTTCCGATTAGCCTCGATGCCCTGGCAAACGCACTGACCAAACCGGAATTATTAGCGTTATTCAGCGCCCAGCTTGCCGCTATGAAACAAGCGCGCAAGGAAGTGTTGATTCAGGAACTGCACACTCATTTTTCTGCACCGCAACCTTGGCAATTATGGACGAGTAATCAATTTGGCGACGCTTACTATCTGGATAACCAAGCCATTATCCAAACACTATTGTTGTTATTTTTTGGTAACGCCTATCAGGACCTCACCGAATTTGTGTTGCAGGATTTAGGATTATTTCGCTACGAAAATTATTCAATCGACCATCGCCATCGACTCTTTAAAAGCCGCGACGAATTAATCCAATATCAACAACTGGTGCGGTTACGAGAGCAGCTTGACGCGGATGCCAGTACCGCAATGCTCACCCAAATCGTCGAGCAAATACCTGCCGCAAGTGCAAACGAAAAGTTACAACGCCGACGCGCCAAATTAATTAACCATCTTGCTTATGAATTAGAACGAGCTGGCGAATATTTGCAGGCAGCTCAACTGTACGAGCAAAGTCATTTATCTCCAGCACGCGAGCGACGTATTCGCTTGCTGGAAAAACAAGGTGATTTTTCCGGCGCATGGCAACTGCTCACTGAACTGCTTGCAACCCCACAGGATGAACAGGAACTGCAAGTAGCGCAGCGTATCGCGCCGCGGCTCGCCAAAAAGTTAGGAATCACCTATTCAAAAAAAACTGCGGCAACGATTTACGAACAACACCTGCCCCTTTCGCCCCTGCAAGATGCACAAGGTAATACGTTAAGAGTAGAAGAAGTTGCGCGCTTATCGCTGGACGGCCCCAATGCTCCATGCGTGTATGTCGAAAACGCATTGATCGGCAGCTTATTCGGCTTATGGTTGTGGCCAGAAATGTTTGGCGATATCGAAGGTGCCTTTACTAATCCCTTTCAAGCGGCGCCACTGGATATGTATCAGGAAAACTTTACTCGCAATCGCCCCGGCATTGCGCATTTGCGCGCGCTATTTACCACTAACCAATATCAGGCCCATCTCATCCACTACTGGGAAACAAAAAATGGAATCACCAATTACTTTGTAAATTGGTCCCTGCTCGACCGGGAATTACTAGACCTCGCTTTGCAATGCATTCCTGCCGCGCACCTCAGTGTCATTTTCGAACGATTACTTTTTGACATCAAAAATAATCGCAGCGGCTTTCCCGATTTAATCCAGTTTTTCCCGGATCAACAAACCTATCGCATGATTGAAATCAAAGGACCGGGCGACCGCATTCAGGATAATCAGGCGCGCTGGCTGGAGTATTTTTCACAGCATAATATTCCCGCGGAGGTGTGTTATGTCCGCTGGGCCTAA
- a CDS encoding aminotransferase class I/II-fold pyridoxal phosphate-dependent enzyme, translated as MPDFTSALYLGLGHTSRSLKGWDQLSLGRPALLEEPPGAEQVATDLSQLQGTETSVLLPSTLHLFMDAFECFATSGSAIYLDSGNYPITRWGAERAMLRRIPLRHFARHNPRDLLRQLTLGAREGLRPLVVADGICPATGQLVPLGEYLEIVRHFGGLLMIDDTQALGLLGCNPDGLAPYGSGGGGVLRYLGLTGPDLLVGASLAKAFGVPVAVLSGSRRLIRQFNAQSLSRLHCSPPSVAVIQAAARALVVNSRYGDELRAQLTENIWRFRQGMEQLDIAVDGGLFPLQTLATQPGLSALELHRALMQRNIRSLLLKPRADSPARLGFVINARHSARDIDSCVKCLVLTLNSRRQETRKPLNK; from the coding sequence ATGCCTGACTTTACGTCTGCGCTTTATCTCGGATTGGGCCACACCAGCCGCAGCCTTAAAGGATGGGATCAGCTTAGCTTGGGGCGTCCCGCCCTTCTGGAGGAACCGCCCGGTGCTGAGCAGGTAGCGACAGATCTGAGCCAATTGCAGGGGACGGAAACCTCGGTTTTATTACCGTCCACCCTGCATTTGTTTATGGATGCGTTTGAGTGTTTTGCCACTTCTGGAAGCGCCATCTATCTGGATAGCGGCAATTACCCCATCACGCGTTGGGGAGCAGAGCGGGCGATGTTGCGCCGCATTCCGTTGCGCCATTTTGCCCGGCACAACCCGCGTGATTTACTCCGGCAGCTGACGCTGGGCGCGCGCGAAGGTTTACGCCCATTGGTGGTGGCAGACGGGATTTGCCCGGCAACAGGCCAGTTGGTTCCGCTGGGTGAGTACCTGGAAATCGTGCGCCATTTTGGGGGCTTGCTGATGATAGATGACACTCAGGCATTAGGTTTACTCGGGTGCAATCCGGATGGGCTGGCTCCCTATGGAAGCGGGGGCGGGGGAGTGCTCCGGTACTTGGGATTGACCGGCCCGGATTTGCTGGTGGGAGCATCCCTCGCCAAGGCATTTGGTGTCCCCGTCGCCGTTTTGTCTGGTAGCCGCCGTTTGATCCGGCAATTCAACGCGCAGAGTTTGAGCCGTTTACATTGTAGTCCACCGTCGGTTGCGGTTATCCAGGCCGCCGCCCGGGCGCTGGTTGTGAATAGCCGTTATGGCGATGAGCTTCGGGCGCAGCTGACGGAAAACATCTGGCGTTTTCGCCAGGGAATGGAGCAGTTGGATATCGCTGTCGATGGCGGTTTGTTTCCGCTGCAAACACTGGCAACACAACCTGGACTATCGGCGCTGGAATTGCACCGCGCATTGATGCAGCGAAATATCAGGTCGTTATTGCTGAAGCCGCGCGCCGATTCCCCGGCTCGATTGGGATTTGTCATTAATGCCCGGCACAGTGCGAGAGACATAGACTCCTGCGTGAAATGCCTGGTACTAACGCTGAATTCACGCAGGCAGGAAACGCGTAAACCATTAAACAAATAA
- a CDS encoding peptidoglycan-binding protein, with the protein MCDELQSNFEAEYVAGEWSDEADEVRNQRRPPGARRPPVRPPKYSRPRVGIAYVKRGGFSAEPYAIEAGGSEKIRWIQECLNHKSGLQLPVNGIAGRETRSAIRDFQRKQGVRVNGLIDPDTERALREFCRQADAQFVRAPTQEEIGHPDQAKFDITLEWVKHGNSYLHPLDQAIKRVGQHQGGVYIMIGDPKSGSKKSAKVCGSCTKDCVLKVGIAEEFRSRFFAYLKPSNQWPNQCSWDNLRVYMATIKGFYNLDRHVERALDQLLRKVGKQNSRYLLSGSRPVGKQSVNSGVTIHNILPPSSPLLVDARQHFSGDNLVLKKGSVFSAETEIQPVDAPVNLKKRCSCQTTKKCTCDRCTAKSCQNCGTSPCQCGTCSPGCSCARCKQKRVRGNTSGNWQRYGNQIQVLGV; encoded by the coding sequence ATGTGCGATGAGTTGCAATCGAATTTTGAAGCGGAATATGTAGCGGGCGAGTGGAGCGATGAAGCCGATGAAGTGCGCAATCAGCGCCGACCGCCGGGAGCGCGGCGCCCTCCGGTGCGCCCACCAAAGTATTCGCGTCCGCGAGTGGGAATTGCTTACGTTAAGCGCGGTGGTTTTAGTGCAGAACCTTATGCAATCGAAGCCGGTGGCAGTGAAAAAATTCGCTGGATACAGGAATGCCTGAATCACAAATCGGGCTTGCAACTACCCGTGAATGGCATCGCCGGGCGCGAGACGCGCAGTGCTATTCGTGATTTCCAGCGCAAACAAGGCGTGCGTGTGAATGGATTAATCGATCCGGATACTGAACGGGCCTTGCGCGAATTTTGCCGGCAAGCGGATGCGCAATTTGTACGGGCACCAACGCAAGAAGAAATTGGTCATCCGGACCAGGCGAAATTTGATATCACCCTGGAATGGGTCAAACACGGAAACAGTTATTTGCATCCACTTGACCAAGCGATAAAGCGTGTCGGCCAACATCAAGGTGGGGTATACATCATGATTGGTGATCCCAAATCAGGTTCAAAAAAATCGGCGAAGGTTTGTGGCTCGTGTACGAAAGATTGTGTTTTGAAAGTCGGGATTGCCGAAGAATTTCGCAGCCGCTTTTTCGCTTACCTGAAGCCGAGTAACCAGTGGCCTAACCAATGCTCGTGGGACAACTTACGGGTGTATATGGCAACGATCAAAGGCTTCTATAATCTTGACCGCCATGTGGAACGGGCGCTTGACCAACTGTTGCGAAAAGTGGGTAAACAGAACAGTCGATACTTGCTGTCAGGTAGCCGGCCTGTGGGTAAACAAAGCGTTAATTCCGGAGTGACTATTCACAACATATTGCCTCCTTCATCGCCACTATTGGTTGATGCACGCCAGCATTTTTCCGGGGACAATCTGGTGCTGAAAAAAGGAAGCGTGTTTAGTGCGGAGACGGAAATACAGCCCGTAGACGCACCTGTTAATTTAAAAAAACGCTGCTCTTGCCAGACGACAAAAAAATGCACCTGTGATCGTTGTACCGCTAAATCCTGCCAGAACTGCGGTACTTCTCCTTGCCAATGTGGAACCTGCTCGCCCGGTTGTTCCTGTGCGCGTTGTAAACAAAAACGTGTACGGGGAAACACCAGTGGAAACTGGCAGCGTTATGGCAATCAAATACAGGTTTTGGGAGTCTAG
- a CDS encoding amidohydrolase family protein — translation MIIDSHCHGVAGFGLEDPWTGASLLARYLQRAQAVGITHSVVFANFHADYAQANRTVAHFVKQYPERLMGLCYLHAQRDKGRIFSMLKTAVEEYGFVGIKVHRHDARISAEICEAARVFKVPILYDVETELTVLDWLARDYPDLNFIVPHLSSFAEKWRSQTLFLDRLETYPNLYTDTSGVRFFDLLMRVVERCGPQKLLFGSDGPWLHPGVELAKVKAMGLSPADHAMVLGGNFLRLTGLQRPGPRQLRIATQKRSA, via the coding sequence ATGATTATCGATTCCCATTGCCACGGTGTTGCCGGTTTCGGTTTGGAGGACCCCTGGACCGGCGCATCATTGCTTGCGCGTTATTTGCAGCGTGCGCAAGCAGTGGGTATCACCCACAGTGTGGTGTTCGCCAATTTCCACGCTGATTACGCGCAGGCAAATCGCACCGTGGCGCACTTCGTCAAACAATACCCTGAACGGTTAATGGGACTCTGTTATTTACACGCGCAACGCGATAAAGGTCGAATTTTTTCGATGCTGAAAACGGCGGTGGAGGAATACGGTTTTGTGGGTATTAAAGTCCATCGCCATGACGCGCGCATTAGTGCAGAAATTTGCGAAGCCGCACGAGTGTTTAAAGTGCCCATTCTCTACGACGTGGAAACCGAATTGACTGTACTGGATTGGTTGGCGCGCGATTATCCTGACCTGAATTTCATCGTGCCACACTTATCCAGCTTTGCGGAAAAATGGCGTTCGCAAACGTTGTTTTTGGATCGTTTGGAAACTTACCCCAATTTATACACAGATACATCCGGTGTACGTTTTTTTGATTTGCTAATGCGTGTGGTGGAACGTTGCGGGCCACAAAAATTATTGTTCGGCAGCGATGGTCCCTGGTTGCATCCGGGTGTTGAATTGGCCAAGGTCAAAGCGATGGGATTATCACCTGCTGATCACGCCATGGTGTTAGGGGGAAATTTTTTACGCTTGACCGGATTACAGCGTCCCGGCCCGCGCCAATTACGCATAGCAACACAAAAACGCTCTGCCTAG
- a CDS encoding sigma 54-interacting transcriptional regulator, which translates to MALTIWVRFLLAQEKNIAATKIAAELTQRGIKIHNPESGITDGVGLVVFDHFSDELSNLISRECRHYKNRLLAIHCNKLIPEHARTLMQSGATDILGLLNSESIIDEILARILRWEAVDNLLESPYVTSNLIGESPAWKNVLRQLVEVSHFTDAPVLVQGESGTGKELVARLVHELDRRKPKKELVVLDCSTITPELSGSEFFGHERGAFTGAVAARDGAFALADQGTLFLDEVGELPLHLQTQLLRVIQEQTYKRVGGNVWQRTSFRLVCATNRNLWAQVQKGEFRADLYFRLASFVCQLPPLRERPEDILPLARYFLRAASTTDCAFEMDDAVEEYLLNRTYPGNIRDLRQVVMRLMCRHAGKGAITLGCIPPDDREHWYHHHAVWYEGGFELAIRRGLMHGAGLKDLSRMAEETAIRIAVEEAEGNLQQAALRLGVTDRTLQLRRAARREA; encoded by the coding sequence GTGGCACTTACGATATGGGTGCGTTTTCTATTAGCGCAGGAAAAGAATATTGCCGCTACAAAAATCGCGGCGGAACTGACGCAACGCGGGATAAAAATTCATAACCCTGAATCAGGGATAACAGATGGTGTTGGGCTGGTGGTTTTTGATCATTTTTCCGATGAGCTAAGCAATTTGATCTCCAGGGAATGCCGCCATTATAAAAATCGCCTGCTGGCGATCCATTGCAACAAACTCATTCCTGAACATGCCCGTACATTGATGCAATCCGGTGCAACAGATATTCTGGGGTTGCTAAACTCGGAATCAATTATCGATGAAATTCTTGCGCGAATTTTGCGTTGGGAAGCGGTTGATAACCTGCTCGAATCGCCATACGTAACATCGAACCTGATTGGTGAAAGTCCAGCTTGGAAAAATGTGTTGCGGCAATTGGTTGAAGTTTCGCACTTTACCGACGCCCCAGTGCTTGTCCAAGGTGAAAGTGGTACGGGAAAGGAGTTGGTTGCGCGGCTCGTACACGAATTGGATCGTCGCAAACCTAAAAAAGAATTAGTAGTGCTGGATTGCAGTACGATTACGCCGGAGCTTTCGGGCAGCGAATTTTTTGGCCATGAGCGAGGGGCATTTACCGGCGCAGTAGCAGCGCGCGATGGTGCCTTTGCATTGGCCGATCAGGGCACATTATTTCTCGATGAAGTGGGCGAGCTACCGCTGCATTTACAAACCCAATTGTTGCGTGTCATCCAGGAGCAAACCTATAAACGAGTTGGCGGCAATGTTTGGCAACGCACATCTTTTCGTCTGGTGTGTGCCACCAACCGTAATCTGTGGGCGCAAGTACAAAAAGGTGAATTCCGTGCAGACCTTTATTTTCGCCTCGCCAGTTTTGTTTGCCAGTTACCGCCATTGCGCGAGCGGCCGGAAGACATTTTGCCACTGGCACGCTATTTTTTACGTGCAGCATCCACGACAGATTGCGCATTTGAAATGGATGACGCCGTCGAAGAATATTTATTAAACCGCACCTACCCAGGCAATATTCGCGACCTTCGCCAGGTGGTGATGCGGCTGATGTGCCGCCATGCCGGAAAAGGCGCTATCACCCTCGGTTGCATTCCGCCGGACGATCGCGAACACTGGTACCACCATCATGCAGTCTGGTATGAAGGCGGTTTCGAATTGGCAATACGCCGTGGCTTGATGCACGGAGCCGGATTGAAGGATCTGAGCAGAATGGCGGAAGAAACCGCCATTCGTATTGCGGTTGAAGAAGCAGAAGGCAACCTTCAGCAAGCGGCATTGCGCCTGGGTGTTACTGATCGCACCTTGCAATTGCGCCGCGCCGCACGTCGCGAAGCCTAG
- a CDS encoding PDC sensor domain-containing protein — translation MTPRNYLYLLKKYDEYQAQIERLLESIVTSLSPNKLETSNDHLKEVVKRLHDSYPFVELIYCLDEKGIQTTESAASPTVPDPKRREPGLGSDRSNRVYYSKARDNAATATVTQPYLSSATHQLAISAVQRFIDGNNATRYLVINFNLEKLITFLNGDSLRRAVHPLFQLVYGIIGGMLVLVAGLLLYSAGSSLFEVVHEHTNTATQAFHLVILVTLGLAIFDLGKTILEEEVLLHKDIHHTGSTRRTISRFMSAIVIAVSIESLLLMFKSLLGDATHLNSAVLMLFAAVALLVGLGAYLKLTSEKK, via the coding sequence ATGACCCCACGCAATTATTTGTACCTGCTAAAAAAATACGATGAGTACCAAGCGCAAATCGAACGCCTGCTCGAATCCATTGTGACATCGTTATCGCCGAATAAATTGGAAACGTCCAATGATCATTTGAAGGAGGTGGTAAAACGTTTGCACGATTCTTATCCCTTCGTAGAATTAATTTATTGCCTGGACGAAAAGGGGATTCAAACCACCGAGTCTGCGGCGTCACCCACAGTACCTGATCCAAAACGCCGCGAGCCGGGCTTGGGGTCGGATCGCAGCAATCGCGTTTATTACAGCAAGGCGCGCGATAATGCCGCGACAGCGACAGTCACGCAGCCCTATCTCTCCAGTGCTACCCATCAGTTGGCGATTTCGGCAGTGCAACGCTTTATCGATGGCAATAACGCCACACGTTATCTGGTAATTAATTTTAACCTGGAAAAGCTGATTACTTTTTTAAACGGCGATAGTTTGCGTCGCGCTGTACATCCGCTTTTTCAATTGGTTTACGGCATTATTGGCGGTATGTTGGTGTTGGTGGCGGGGCTGTTGTTGTATTCCGCGGGCAGCTCATTGTTTGAAGTAGTGCACGAGCATACCAATACGGCGACCCAGGCATTTCATTTAGTGATTCTGGTAACGCTCGGTTTGGCTATTTTTGATTTGGGTAAAACGATTCTGGAAGAAGAGGTTTTACTTCACAAAGATATTCATCACACAGGTTCAACCCGTCGAACTATTTCGCGTTTTATGTCGGCGATTGTGATTGCGGTTTCCATTGAATCGCTATTGTTGATGTTTAAATCGTTACTTGGTGATGCAACCCATTTGAATTCTGCCGTATTAATGTTGTTTGCTGCTGTGGCGTTGTTGGTGGGCTTGGGGGCCTATCTCAAACTTACCAGTGAGAAAAAATAA
- the radA gene encoding DNA repair protein RadA, with product MSTKNKTAFVCNECGADYKKWQGQCTECGAWNSVTEVRLGPTPSNRSAKFEGYAGGATGNKIQTLAEIALTDVPRFSSGAGEFDRVLGGGFVPGSVVLIGGNPGAGKSTLLLQTLCNLARVMPALYITGEESLQQVAMRAQRLGLPTDQLQMLSETSVESICATAQQVAPKVMVIDSIQVMHMEDISSAPGSVSQVRESAAYLTRFAKQTGTVLVLVGHVTKDGSLAGPKVLEHMIDCSILLEGDNDSRYRTLRGNKNRFGAVNELGVFAMTEQGMREVNNPSAIFLQRAEDAAPGSVVMVMWEGTRPLLIEIQALVDDSHLGNPRRVAVGMDQNRLAMLLAVLHRHGGIMVGDQDVFVNVVGGVKVMETSADLAVLLAIVSSFRDRILPQDLIVFGEVGLSGEIRPVPSGHERLREAAKHGFKRAIVPFANAPREKNLGIEVVAVKNLQEALNAL from the coding sequence ATGTCCACAAAAAATAAAACTGCATTTGTCTGTAATGAGTGCGGTGCTGATTATAAAAAATGGCAAGGCCAATGCACTGAGTGTGGGGCCTGGAACTCGGTAACAGAAGTGCGCCTTGGGCCAACGCCTTCCAATCGCTCGGCCAAATTTGAAGGTTATGCGGGCGGGGCGACCGGTAATAAAATTCAAACGCTCGCTGAAATTGCACTGACGGATGTGCCCCGTTTTAGCAGTGGTGCCGGAGAATTCGATCGCGTGCTGGGCGGCGGGTTTGTACCCGGCTCGGTTGTGTTGATTGGTGGTAATCCCGGCGCAGGAAAATCAACACTCTTGCTGCAAACCCTGTGTAATCTCGCACGCGTCATGCCTGCACTCTATATCACCGGCGAAGAGTCGCTCCAGCAGGTGGCCATGCGTGCACAGCGTTTGGGTTTGCCCACGGACCAATTGCAAATGCTGAGTGAAACCAGCGTTGAATCTATTTGCGCAACAGCGCAGCAGGTTGCGCCTAAAGTGATGGTGATCGACTCCATTCAGGTGATGCATATGGAAGATATTTCTTCCGCCCCTGGGTCGGTTTCACAAGTACGCGAGAGCGCGGCCTATTTAACGCGCTTCGCCAAGCAAACTGGCACAGTGCTGGTGCTGGTAGGTCACGTCACCAAAGATGGTTCGCTCGCAGGCCCCAAAGTGCTGGAGCACATGATTGACTGCTCGATTTTATTAGAAGGCGATAACGATTCGCGCTATCGCACCTTGCGCGGTAATAAAAACCGGTTCGGTGCGGTGAATGAATTGGGGGTGTTCGCCATGACCGAGCAGGGCATGCGCGAGGTAAATAATCCCTCTGCAATTTTTTTGCAGCGCGCGGAAGATGCAGCACCCGGTTCAGTGGTAATGGTGATGTGGGAAGGTACACGGCCATTGCTGATTGAAATTCAAGCCCTGGTGGACGACAGCCATCTTGGTAATCCACGGCGCGTGGCCGTGGGGATGGATCAAAACCGTCTCGCCATGCTGCTCGCCGTTTTGCATCGCCACGGTGGAATTATGGTGGGCGATCAGGATGTATTTGTGAATGTGGTCGGCGGTGTAAAAGTGATGGAGACCAGTGCTGACCTCGCGGTATTGTTGGCGATAGTTTCCAGCTTTCGCGATCGCATTTTGCCGCAGGATTTAATTGTGTTTGGCGAAGTCGGCTTATCGGGTGAGATTCGCCCGGTGCCCAGTGGTCATGAGCGTTTGCGTGAAGCGGCCAAGCACGGCTTTAAACGCGCGATAGTTCCATTTGCCAATGCGCCGCGTGAAAAAAATTTAGGAATTGAAGTGGTGGCTGTAAAAAATTTGCAAGAAGCGCTCAACGCACTTTAG